Genomic DNA from Amycolatopsis alba DSM 44262:
CTTGGTGACGTGCGCCTTCAGGCCGTTGCCGAAGACCGGGACGCCGCCGACGGCCTGGGTGAAGGACAGATGGTGCGTGCCTTCGACGTCGACGTAGTCCTTGCGCAGGTTCAGTTTCGCGGTGTCGCCTGCCCCGAGGCCGACGAGACCTTCCTGCTCGCGCAGGTAGTCCAGCACGACGTCGCGGGGCGACTTCGCACTCGGTCCGGTGAGGAACCCGTCGGTGCGGGCGAGGACGCGGGGAGTACCGGTCAGCTCGTCGAAATCGAGCAGGGCCTGGTTACCGAGTTCCGCGCGAGCCTTCGCGACGGAGCTCGTCCGCGACGCCGAGAGCCTGTCCAGGGCGCGCGGACCGGATCTCGCCGTGTCCCGGACGTCGACGTCCTTTCCGGATCTGTCCGGTGTGGTGTGGACAGCGCCCGGTGCCGGTGCCGCTCCGGCTTGGGGCGCTGTGACCAGCGCTAACACTGTCATTGCGGTCACGGCGCACAACGAGGCACGCGAACGCGAGGAACGTGACGTCACTCCAGACCCCTCTCTCGGTGGTGACGCAGACGTTCCCTTCGTACCGATACAGTCACCGTGGACGTCAGCGCCGATCAGGTACGGCCATCCCGGTGATCGGTACCTCCGGCGCAGGGGTGTCCACAGTGGATTCAGCGGGATTCGTAGGGGAAGATGGACGGCGCCACGGAATTCGAGCGGCTGCGGCCTGTCATGTTCGGGCTCGCCTATCGCCTGCTCGGTTCGGCGGCGGAGGCGGAAGACGCCGTGCAGGACGCGTACCTGCGGTGGTCGGGCGCCGAGCGCGGGTCGATCGAGTCGCCGCGGGCGTGGCTGGCGAAGGTGGTCACCAATCTCTGCCTGAACCGGCTGACCTCGGCCAGGGCACAGCGTGAACGGTATGTCGGGCCGTGGCTGCCCGAACCGGTCCTGACCTCGGACGACGTGCTCGGCCCGCTGGAGACGGCGGAGCAGCGGGATTCGGTGTCGCTGGCGATGCTGGTGCTGCTGGAACAGCTCAGTCCGGTCGAGCGGGCGGTGTTCGTGCTGAAGGAGGCCTTCGCCTACAGCCACCGCGAGATCGGCGCGATCCTCGACGTCTCCGAAGTCAACTCGCGTCAGCTGCACAGCCGCGCGCGGCGGACCCTGGACCGTTCGGACGAGCGACGGGTTTCGAACCCTCGACAGCTCGAAAAGCTGGTCGAGAGCTTCCTGTCGGCGGCGCGGGACGGTGACTTGCCCGCGTTGGAGAGCTTGCTGACCGCCGACGTCACGGCGTGGTCGGACGGCGGCGGCAAGGTCACCGCGGCGCGGCGTCCGGTGCACGGCGCGGAGCGGGTCGCCCGCCTGTACGCCGGGATGTTCGCAGGCGCGGCGCCGGTGTCGATCGCGATCGGCGAGGTCAACGGCGGTCCCGCCGTGATCGCGACGGCCGGTGACGCCCTGTTCGGCATCCTCGGGTTCGAGGTCGTGGACGGCCGGATCGCCGGGCTCCGCGCGGTCGCGAATCCGGACAAGCTCGCGTTCCTCTCGCGGCAGCTGTCACGTTCCGGGTAGCCCGCCGGTTCTTGAGGGTGGAAGCTCTCGTGAACGGAGGACCTGGGTGATGAAACCGATTCTGGTGACCGGCGGTACCGGCGACCTCGGCCGCGAAGTGGTGCGGCGGCTGGCGGCCGGAAACCTGCCGGTCCGGGTCATGAGCCGTCGGCCGCATCCCACTGACGTTTCCCACGAATGGGCCCAGTGCGATCTGAAGACCGGTGACGGCCTGGCCGACGCTGTCGACGGTGTCTCGGCGATCATCCACTGTGCGTCGACACTGGGGCGCGGCGACGAGCGGGTGACGCGGAATCTGGTCGGGGCCGCGCGGCGGGCGGGCCGGCCGCATCTGGCGTACATCTCGATCGTCGGCGTCGACGTGATCCGGTTCTTCTACTACGACGAGAAGCTGGCCTCGGAGAAGGTGATCGAGGAGTCCGGTCTGCCGTGGACGGTGCTACGCGCGACGCAGTTCCACGAGCTCGTCGCGCGGGCGTCGGCGGCGCAGCGTCGGCTGCCGGTGACGTTCATGCCGTCCGGATTCCGTTTCCAGCCGGTCAGCACCGGCGACGTCGCGGAACGGCTGGTCGCGTTGGTGTCCGGTGAGCCGTCGGGCCGGGTGCCGGACATGGGCGGCCCCGAGGTGCGCAGCGCCCGTGACCTGGCAGAGGCGTTTCAGCGGTCGGTGGGACGCCGGAAGCCGATCGTGCCGCTGTGGCTGCCGGGCAAGGCGTTCCGCGCTTTTCGGGCAGGCGGCAACCTGACGCCGGAGAACGCGACCGGTGCGGGCACCTTCGAGGAGTTCCTCGCCTCCCACGCTTAGGCCGTACCGAGCCGGGCTCACGCGTGCGAGTTACGGTGGCCTGGTGACGATCACCGGGTTCTTCTCCTCCTTCGAAACGGGTGATCCGCAGCCGGTGGATCCAGCCTTGCGTGTCGGCACCGGACCGGCTTCGTCGCCGACGGCGAAGACGGGCGTCGGCTTCACCGGCGCGCACGCCCTCCGCTACGGGAACACGCTGCGCGCGACGGTGTTCGAAGTGGACATCGAGGTCACCGGCCACCTGGAACTGTCCTATGTGGTCTTCCCCGAAGCCGAGCCCGACGCCGTGCCCAGCTATCACAGCACCTTCGTGGCGCTGGACGTCGAGTTCGCCGACGGGACAGCCGCCGGGTTCAGCGCCTCGGAGCAAGGCCTCGGCAAGACGTTGTACGTGGACCAGTGGAACCTGGTACGCCGCAGGCTGGGCGGGTTCGCCGGACGACGGATCGCCCGGATCGTCCTGATCAGCGAGCCGCCGGACGGCGCGAGCGCGGGCTGGCTGGACGACGTCC
This window encodes:
- a CDS encoding RNA polymerase sigma-70 factor, producing the protein MDGATEFERLRPVMFGLAYRLLGSAAEAEDAVQDAYLRWSGAERGSIESPRAWLAKVVTNLCLNRLTSARAQRERYVGPWLPEPVLTSDDVLGPLETAEQRDSVSLAMLVLLEQLSPVERAVFVLKEAFAYSHREIGAILDVSEVNSRQLHSRARRTLDRSDERRVSNPRQLEKLVESFLSAARDGDLPALESLLTADVTAWSDGGGKVTAARRPVHGAERVARLYAGMFAGAAPVSIAIGEVNGGPAVIATAGDALFGILGFEVVDGRIAGLRAVANPDKLAFLSRQLSRSG
- a CDS encoding SDR family oxidoreductase; translated protein: MMKPILVTGGTGDLGREVVRRLAAGNLPVRVMSRRPHPTDVSHEWAQCDLKTGDGLADAVDGVSAIIHCASTLGRGDERVTRNLVGAARRAGRPHLAYISIVGVDVIRFFYYDEKLASEKVIEESGLPWTVLRATQFHELVARASAAQRRLPVTFMPSGFRFQPVSTGDVAERLVALVSGEPSGRVPDMGGPEVRSARDLAEAFQRSVGRRKPIVPLWLPGKAFRAFRAGGNLTPENATGAGTFEEFLASHA